From a region of the Candidatus Delongbacteria bacterium genome:
- a CDS encoding flagellar hook-basal body complex protein, translating into MLRSLYSGVSGLKNHQAKMDVIGNNIANIGTYGFKRGRMTFMDALSQTVSYGRGSTDFSAGTNPIQIGVGMKISSVDSDFTQGYLENTNQSTDLAIEGDGFFVVSDGEKEYYTRAGAFQLSSDGYLLAQGGSYKIQGKVANAEGEIESGGTVGDILLPFGQKYPAQATSEIKYHCNLDASKDAVSQEWAANWASPAKATGTDIHGTYGTYTAGDTFRIELDGVTGSDGDVAFLSDIAPANLSELVSAINDAIRENEKLASKVEAVSWRNEDTSVNPSVITEGIVFRTLDKGGSDTTLTISDGSVGVLGFGLTSGEIHMGTVPTAELNEISLVSSDLTDGDTITISGTNPDGTPASAIFTYGTANDGTTIDDLLSKINSAFSSSTASVNDKGEIVITDSIKGISKSTVSFSFSDVDNSGSAITMPSFIKTVDGAAAGTHTASIFVYDSLGNKHTVEITFTKNQGEDNYWDWEAKVNGGDTAIISGGQGHVRFNNDGSIATMESSDGQLLSFDPGRGANVLEVELNGGESGSFSGITQYNSPFTTIAYEQDGYTMGTLSNIFFDETGTVFGEYSNGQNRKLAQVALATFNNNNGLSKVGNNMFAETISSGQSKVGMAGSSITSSIRSGYLEASNVDLSKELTDMIVVERAYQANTKVISTADNILQELISRVKR; encoded by the coding sequence ATGTTGAGATCTCTTTATTCAGGGGTATCCGGCCTAAAAAACCATCAAGCTAAGATGGATGTAATTGGTAATAACATTGCCAATATCGGAACATACGGTTTCAAAAGAGGTCGTATGACTTTTATGGATGCATTATCTCAAACAGTTAGTTACGGTCGAGGATCAACAGATTTTTCTGCGGGTACAAATCCCATCCAAATCGGTGTGGGAATGAAGATTAGTTCAGTTGACTCTGACTTTACTCAAGGCTATCTAGAAAATACAAATCAATCCACGGATCTAGCAATCGAAGGTGATGGATTTTTTGTAGTAAGTGACGGAGAAAAAGAGTATTACACAAGAGCAGGAGCATTCCAATTAAGTTCAGATGGTTATCTTCTTGCTCAGGGTGGCAGTTATAAAATCCAGGGTAAAGTGGCAAATGCCGAAGGAGAAATTGAGTCAGGTGGTACAGTTGGAGATATTCTTCTTCCATTTGGTCAGAAGTATCCTGCTCAGGCAACTTCAGAAATCAAATATCATTGCAATCTTGACGCTTCAAAAGACGCTGTATCTCAGGAATGGGCTGCTAATTGGGCTAGTCCAGCTAAAGCAACTGGTACAGATATTCATGGAACGTATGGAACATATACTGCTGGAGATACCTTTAGAATTGAACTAGATGGTGTCACTGGTTCTGATGGTGATGTTGCTTTCCTTTCCGATATTGCTCCTGCTAATTTATCTGAACTTGTAAGTGCCATCAACGACGCTATTAGAGAAAATGAAAAATTGGCTAGTAAGGTTGAAGCTGTAAGTTGGAGAAATGAGGATACTTCGGTAAATCCATCAGTTATAACAGAAGGTATTGTATTTAGAACACTTGATAAGGGTGGATCTGATACAACATTGACTATTTCAGATGGTAGTGTTGGAGTTCTAGGTTTTGGATTAACTTCAGGCGAAATTCATATGGGAACTGTACCAACAGCTGAATTAAATGAAATATCTTTAGTAAGCTCTGATCTTACTGATGGTGATACAATTACTATTAGTGGAACAAATCCAGACGGTACTCCTGCGTCAGCTATATTTACCTATGGAACAGCTAACGATGGAACTACAATTGATGATCTTTTAAGTAAAATTAATTCGGCTTTCTCAAGTTCAACTGCTTCAGTAAATGACAAGGGTGAAATAGTTATAACAGACTCTATTAAAGGTATTTCAAAATCTACTGTATCGTTTAGTTTTAGTGACGTAGACAATAGCGGTTCGGCTATAACAATGCCTTCGTTCATAAAGACTGTTGATGGTGCAGCAGCAGGTACACACACTGCCTCAATTTTTGTTTATGATTCCCTAGGAAACAAGCACACAGTAGAGATTACTTTTACTAAGAATCAGGGTGAAGATAATTATTGGGATTGGGAAGCTAAAGTAAACGGTGGTGACACTGCTATAATAAGTGGTGGTCAAGGTCATGTTAGATTTAACAATGACGGATCAATTGCTACAATGGAATCCAGTGACGGACAATTACTTTCATTTGATCCAGGAAGAGGTGCTAATGTACTTGAAGTTGAGCTAAATGGTGGAGAGTCAGGTTCATTCTCTGGGATTACACAGTATAATTCTCCTTTCACAACTATAGCTTATGAGCAAGATGGTTATACTATGGGTACTTTATCAAACATCTTCTTTGATGAAACAGGTACAGTTTTTGGTGAGTATTCAAATGGTCAAAATAGAAAATTAGCTCAAGTGGCACTGGCAACATTTAACAACAATAATGGTCTATCGAAAGTTGGAAATAATATGTTTGCTGAGACAATTAGTAGTGGTCAATCCAAAGTTGGTATGGCTGGTTCAAGTATTACAAGTAGCATAAGATCTGGTTATTTAGAGGCATCCAATGTGGATCTTTCTAAAGAATTGACAGATATGATTGTTGTTGAGAGAGCTTATCAGGCAAATACTAAGGTAATTAGTACGGCTGATAATATTCTTCAAGAGTTGATTTCTAGGGTTAAAAGGTAG
- a CDS encoding flagellar hook capping protein, protein MQVTPVGYNAQEAGAEKKSVTEKDTFLQLLVTQMKYQDPLNPMSNTEFSAQLAEFSQLEELANMNKSLTESIETNLIISQSINNSMATTLIGKKVKTSGSEFSFKSENGSKELSFNLESAAAKVSIDVYDENGNLVYTVDRTNVAQGDSSFFWDGYMSDGSYAGDGTYSLEVTALDSEENAVKSTVFNVYRITGVKYSDGSANLMTDENILVKLGDVLEILQN, encoded by the coding sequence ATGCAGGTTACACCGGTTGGTTATAATGCTCAGGAAGCTGGGGCTGAGAAAAAATCAGTCACAGAGAAGGATACTTTCCTGCAACTTTTGGTCACTCAGATGAAGTATCAGGATCCTTTAAATCCAATGAGTAACACTGAATTTTCAGCTCAATTGGCAGAATTTTCCCAATTGGAAGAGCTAGCTAATATGAACAAAAGTCTTACCGAATCCATCGAAACAAACCTTATAATTTCTCAAAGTATCAATAATTCAATGGCAACAACATTGATTGGTAAAAAAGTTAAAACTTCAGGTTCTGAATTCTCTTTCAAAAGTGAAAACGGATCAAAAGAGTTGTCCTTCAATCTTGAAAGTGCTGCTGCAAAAGTTTCTATCGATGTCTATGATGAAAACGGTAATTTGGTTTATACAGTTGATCGAACCAATGTTGCACAAGGAGATAGTTCATTTTTCTGGGACGGCTATATGTCTGATGGTTCATATGCTGGAGATGGAACATATTCTTTAGAAGTTACAGCTTTGGATTCTGAAGAAAACGCTGTAAAATCCACTGTTTTCAATGTCTATAGAATCACAGGAGTTAAATATAGTGATGGATCAGCTAATTTAATGACTGATGAAAATATTTTAGTAAAACTTGGCGATGTACTTGAAATTCTTCAAAATTAG